A genomic stretch from Spiroplasma endosymbiont of Clivina fossor includes:
- the grpE gene encoding nucleotide exchange factor GrpE, whose translation MNNDKQKKHDNQNLTDVSVTSDDIIDDDITKLQLEITNLKMLLEASENDKIRALADWDNARKQYDNDLKEVRKYRSQAMIVQLLPIMDNFERALNVKNVSADVKNFLQGFEMMIDQLKVILTNEGVTEIDIKVGDMFNGHLHYAIEQVESDKYQPNEIIKILQKGYYLYNRVLRVATVQVAKEKMINNNEENQENMEMKEEK comes from the coding sequence ATGAATAATGATAAACAAAAAAAACATGATAATCAAAATTTAACTGATGTTAGTGTAACATCGGATGATATTATTGATGATGATATTACCAAATTACAATTAGAAATTACAAATTTAAAAATGTTATTAGAAGCAAGTGAGAATGATAAAATTCGTGCTTTAGCTGATTGAGATAATGCAAGAAAACAATACGATAATGACCTTAAAGAAGTTAGAAAGTATCGTTCGCAAGCAATGATTGTGCAATTATTACCAATTATGGATAATTTTGAACGAGCATTAAATGTAAAAAATGTTAGTGCTGATGTTAAAAATTTTCTTCAAGGGTTTGAAATGATGATTGATCAATTAAAAGTAATTTTAACTAATGAAGGTGTTACTGAGATTGATATTAAAGTTGGAGATATGTTTAATGGTCATTTGCATTATGCGATTGAACAAGTTGAAAGTGATAAATATCAACCAAATGAAATTATTAAAATTTTACAAAAAGGATATTATTTATATAATCGGGTTTTACGAGTTGCCACCGTACAGGTAGCAAAGGAAAAGATGATTAATAATAATGAAGAAAATCAAGAAAATATGGAAATGAAAGAGGAAAAATAA